In Brevibacterium pigmentatum, the sequence GTAGCGGCGCAGGCCACGGGCGAACTCGGTGAGGATGTCCGAAACCTCGTGAGACCCGTCCTTCATCTGGCGCATCAGGGTGCGCAGGGAACGGCGGGTGGCCAGAGAGAGGGTGGCGGAGAAGTCCCGGTCGAGGATGGCGGCGATGTCGTCGTCGAAGGCCGCGGACTGTTCGGGGTCGCGGACGAGGGCGGAGAACGCCGAGAACGTCCGACCTTCGTCAGAGGACTCGATGAGGTCGACGCCGCGGAACACTTCGTCGAGCACTTGGGACTGGGAGTCCTCGGCGGCGAGGATCGAGACCCGCAGTTCCTGGTTGAGTTCTTCGAAGCGGGCGCGCACGCGGGCGAAGTCGGCGGGCAGCCCCTGCGCCTGCTGGAGGATGTCGGAGACGCGTTCGTTCGCGCGGCGCCTGTCGAGGACGACTGAGCGCGGATCGCCGCGGCGCACGCGAGCGATCTCGGCGTCGATGCGGTCGCGTTCGGCACGCAAGGAGGCGAGGCGGCGAGAGCTGTCCGGGTCGGTGTCGATGGCCAGCTGTCGCACGGATTGGGCGAGGCTGACCAGCCGGGATTCGGTGGCGGTCTGTGGTGGGGTGCGCAGCTGCTCGAGCATGCGGATGGCATCGAAGCCGGCGGCGGAGAGTTCGTAGGTTTCGCCTCTGGCGGCGGTGGCGGGACGACGGACGAGGATTTCGGCGCGACGCCAGTCATCGCAGTACGCCTTCGCTGTCCGCAGCGAGAGGTCGAAGTGGTCGCGGAGCTCTTCGAGGTCAGCGTCGATGCTTTCGTGCAGATCCTCGGTGTTCATCCTGGTGCCGGGCTTGCCGAGATGAGCGTCGAGGGTTCCGGCCATGACAGCGAGGTTGTCGGCCCGGAGCATGCGCAGGGTGGCATTCGATTCGAGCAGTCGCCGGTAGGCGAGCGCGGATGACAGGGCGGACATAGGAACTATTCTCTGTGCCTTGGCGGGTGCGCGCCAGTTCGCACCACGGTGTCGGCAGCTCCGCGAGCCGAAGCCGGCAAGATTGTGAACTAGCGCCAGCGCATCCGCAGCACCGAGGTCATCCCCCAGGGGTCGCCTCCGCGCACGGCCGCAAGGAGGCCGGCACCGTCGGGATTGCGGGTGTAGATCGGTTCGCCTCCTCCGATCCAGGTGTCCCACGCGGCGGCGAAGGCCACCGCACGTTCCTTCTTCGACCCCAGAACGGTGGGCACACCGACCCAGATCGGGTCGGTCTTCTGCGCGGTGCCGGTCCCCCACCTCATTCGCGTCCACCAGCTGCGCACCCCGTGGGCGCGACTCGGCAGGCGCCAGCACGGCAGCAGGTACCGCGGGTCGCCTATGGGCGACACCGCTTCGTCGAAAGCGAGCGCGAAGACCTCCGCCGAGCCGGGATCCGCATCGAGGTGGCACCGTAAGTCACCGCGTGCGTCGATTGCCATCCGCACTGCGTCGGCATCGACGCTGCTCAGTCCGACGGTGTGCAGCGCCTCGGCGACGGCACCGGCGATCTGCGCGACGGCCGGGGAGGCCCCGTACAGGCGCTGCCGGCGACCGCCGGCAACGGCGAGGACGACCGGCAGGCTCAGCAGCAGCCCGACGGCGATGACGCCGAGGATCCACATCGCGGCCCCGCCGCTCAGCACGGCTGCCACAGCTGTAAGGAGACCCACCGTCGCCCAGACGATGACTGTCGGCGCGCGAAGCGAGAAGGGAAGAATCTTTCCGGGGTCGCCGTCGCGGTGGCGCGGCATCGGGATGATGCCATCGGGGTCTTCATCGTCTCCCGCGGTGTCGGAAACGGAGGCGTTATCGCCGCGATCGGCGCCGGCTTCTGCCGGTGCGGAACCGAGCACGGCCTGGTCGGGGTCGGCGGCGACGATGCGCACCGAACGCAGCTCTTCGTCGCGGTAGTCTGCGCCGACATTCCACCGTTCGGCCACCTCGGCGCGAGACTGGGAGCGAATGGTCATCCGGGCATTGATGGCGTCGATATCGTCCTCGGGCGGGTAGAAAGCGGAGAACGCGGGGTCGATGTGAGCGACGCCGTCGACGATCTCACCTTCGGCATCGGCGCCGAAGAATCCGTCGTGTTTGCGCACGAGCCGGTTCCAGTCCTGGCCCCCGCGCGGGTGATCCGGGCTGATGCAGACGACTGTCCAGTTCAAGGCCACCTTGTCCGTCCAGTCCGGGTCTTCGCGCAGCGCCCGACCGCGGGTCTGGGTCACTGCGGTCGGGGTGGTCGCGCTCGTGAGATCGATGAGTCCGGTCACGGCCGGTGCGTCCCAGCCTTCGCCGAGCAGCGCCCGGGTGCCGATGAGCACCTGCGCGGACCCAGAGGTGAAGAAGGCGGTTACGTACGGCACCCAGTCGCGGCTGGTCCAGCTCCCGTCGAGGCGGCTGACCCCGGACTCAGGGTCGGTGACTTCCAGCCGGGCGGCCAGTTCTTCGTCGTCGGTCGCGATGTGCTCGCGCAATTCGGTCAGGATGTGCGGGGGTCCGGCGACCGTGCGCCCGGACACGAGGAGCGGGCACAGGCGCGCGGTCCGGGGGTCGGCGAGCAGCGTTTCGAGGACGAGCAGGGCCGAACCGGAGCATTCATTGAGGACGGTGCGGACATCGGCGGAGAGGGTCGCGGTGGCGGATTCGAAGTCACAGAGGACGAGCATCCGCAGGTGGTCGCCCAGAGTGGCGGCCTCGGCGGAGACAACGTCGACGCAGGCTCGCGGCTTCGCCGCCGAGTGGGAGAGGACACGGTCGACCGGCGACCGTCCGGCGGCGATTCCGTGGCGGGTCCAGCGGTATCCGATCGAGGGCAGTCGACGGCGGATCGCCTCGGCGAGTTCCTGGTCGGACGCGGCATCGGAGGCGAGCAGGTGGTGGCGCATCCAATCTTCGATGAGGCGGGCCCAGTCGTCCGGGTCGGGGTCGCGACGGTGCTGTTCGCCGGGTCGGGCTCCGGGCGGCAGGTGCAGCAGACCAGCGTGGTGGAGGCGCAGGGCCGCATCGCAGAGTTCGGGACGCTGTCGGCTCATGGTCTGCCAATCCACCGATTCGGCACGGTCGCCGAGGAACCGTCGATCCACCCATTCGAGCAGCCCGATCGTGCCCTGGCCGGGGTCGAGAACGCCGGTGATGAACTCTGTGTGCCGTTCGGCTTGTGCCGCCAGCCAGTCCTGTTCCTCTCGGGTGGGTTCGGTCACCCAGACGAGATCCGCGAAGGGCACGAGGTCGCCTTCTTTGACGAGCGCCGGAATGGACGCGGAATAGCGGATGGAGGTGAAGAGGTCGGAGACGAGTTCGCGTTGTCGGGTCGACATCGTCGCCGGCGGGGTGGCCGTGAGTCCGAGCACCCACACGTCCGGCAGCAGGGCCAACAGGTCGGCCAGCAGCCGACCCCAGACCTCGAGCAGGTGATGGCATTCGTCGAGGATGAGCAGCGTCGGACCGGCTGCGACGAGGTTGTCGACGAGCGCCCGGCCGCCGGGTGCCAGGGAGTCGAGCAGGCTGCCGCCTGGTTCGGAGGCAACGGCGTCGTCTGCATGGCCTTCGCAGTCCCGGTCAGTGTTGCCCGTGCTTTCTTCGCGGTCGACGGTCTCTCGGTCCGAGTCGAAGACGGCCAGGGACTGGTAGGTCAGGGCGGTGAAGGTCTGGGTGAGTTCACGTGTGCCTCCGGCGGGATGACGACCCTCGCCGAGGCGGTTCCATTCCTTGGCCCATTGACCTTGGATCGCCGTATTCGGGCCGAAGGCCACGATTCGTTCGATGAGATTGTGATTGAGCAGGTGAGTCGCATAGTCGATCCCGACGCGGGTCTTTCCCGCCCCTGGCGGCAGGACGATCCACGACCGACGTTCATCGGCCGCGGTACCGTCATGCAGAGTCGAGAGGGCTTCAACCTGGTGACGGCGCAACGGCGGCCCGGTCGCGGCCACTTCCCGAACGTCTTCAGTCATCCCCACGCCCACCGAAAGTTTCAGGGTCGACCGGCCGGACCTTCTTGGACATTTTGGCAACGACGAGACAATAGGACTCGAGCACGAGGTCGTGGAGTAGGTCGGGGTCGAGGCGATCGCCAGCCGCATCCGACCCATCACCGTCTCCAGCGCCGGCCCCCTCCCCGGCGACGGTGATCCAGTGCTTCTTGTTCATGTGATAGCCGGGTGAGATCTCCGTATAGGCGTCTCGCAGCACCTCGCCATCGAGGGGATCGATTTTGAGGTTGAGGCTGGGGATCCCGCGCAGCTCGAAGGCCATCATGAACATCTTCCCGCGCACTTTGTATACGGCATTGTCCGGTCCGAACGGGTGGTCGAGCTCGACCGAAGGGTACTGCATGGCTTGGTCGTGGGACAGGCGGAGCACGGTGGCGGGGTCCATGCGTGGAGACTAGCAAAGGCCACTGACACGGAACTGACGTTAGACTCGAATCATGCCTGAGACCTCACCCCGTACCGCCCCTCACCTGCTCTTGGCCGCTCTCGGCGGGACCATTGCATCGACCGCCAATGCATCAGGTGGGGTTGCTCCAGCACTCAGTGGGGCAGAGATCGCTGCGGCCGCGGGTCTCGATCAGGTGTGGCCGAATCTGCAGGCCGATTTCACTCAGGTCGCTCAGGTCTCGAGCGCCAATGTCACCCTCGAGATGCTCTTCGATGTAGTCGAGCTCGCCCGCTCAACCGAGGTCGACGGCATCGTCCTCACCCAAGGCACCGACACTCTCGAGGAGTCCGCGTTCGGGCTCTGGCTGCTCAATGACTCGGACACCCATATCTCTGCCACCGGGGCCATGCGCAACCCGACCTTGCCCGGCGCCGACGGACCGGCCAACGTCCGTTCTGCCGCGCTCACTGCTCTGTCCGACAAGGTCAGCGATCTGCCGGCGTCATTGGTCTTCAACGACGAAGTCCACGATCCGAGGTTCGTGACGAAGTCGCACACGACCTCGACGGCCGCGTTCTCCTCCGGGCCCATCCTCGGCGCGATCGGCTGGTTGAGCGAGGACGACCTCCACCTCCCCCACCCGCCCCAGGCTCCGAAATCCCCGTTCGCCGGACTTCCCCGTCCGTCTCAGCTGAGCAAGATTGCCCTCGCCGAGGTGGGGATGGGCGAACCGGAAGAGACCCTTGATCTCATCGCCGGGTCCGGATTCTCCGGAGCCGTCCTCTCCGCAGTCGGCGGAGGTCACGTCCCCGAGGATCTGCTGCCTGCCGTGTCCCGACTGGCCGAGAGGATGCCCGTGGTGCTGGCCTCACGTACCGGTTCGGGTGTGAGCTTGCACCGCACCTACGGCTACCCCGGCGGCGAGATCGGCCTGCTTGATTCCGGGCTCATCTCCGCCGAAATCCTCGACGCGCGCAAGGCCCGCATCGTGCTCAACCTGGCGCTGAGCTTCGGCCTCGATCCCGCCGAGGTATTTGGTCACTTCGCGTGAGCCCGGCTCACACCGGCCTGGTCGACCCCCGCACCACGAGTTCCGGGGTGAACCGTCGGTCGTGATGCTCGCCTGAGGCCGATGCGTTCTCCTGCAGAAGCGTCTCCACCGCCGTGCGTCCGAGCAGTTCCGCCGGCTGCCGCACGGAGGTCAAGGGCACGATCGTTGAGAACGCATAGTCGATATCGTCGTAGCCGACGATCGCGATGTCCTCGGGGATTCGCAGATCGCTGAACATGATGACAGCCTGCATGAATCCGACCGCCAGCAGATCGTTGGCACAGAAGACCGCGTCGGGCCGCTGGTCGTCGGGCAGACCAACGACCTTTTCACCCACATCCCGTCCCGCCAGGATCGTCAGTTCCGGGGCGCTGAACACCGGCAGATCGAGTCCGGACTCGCGTGCACTATCTGCGGCTCCGGCCAAGCGATCGGCGACCTGCGGCAATGACTGCGGCCCCCCGATGAAGGCCGGGCGTCTGCAGCCTCCCGCAATGATGTGGTCGAGCGCCATCCGGCCTCCGGCGATATTGTCTACGGTCACCGACGATAGGGCGTAGCCGTTCGAGTCACGGTCGACGAGCATGACGGGAGTGCCCCGAGACGCGATCGCTTCCAGCCGCGACAGATCCGAGCCGGTCGGAGTCACGAGCAGACCATTGACTCGCTGTTCGGCGAAGAGGTCGAGGTACTTCCCCTCACGCTGTTCGTCAGTACCTGAGTCCCCGATAAGCAGAGCCAATCCGGCCTCATCACAAGCCTGCCTGGCCCCGTGCGCGACAGACGCAAAGAACGGGTTCGAGGTGTCGAGGACGACGAGGCCCAAACTGCTGCTGTGCCCAGATCGCAGCTGCCTGGCCGCAGCATTGCGCACGAACCCAAGCTCCGCGATTGCGGCGTTGACCTTCGCTGCCGTCACCTCGGCGACCTTCGACGATCCATTGACGACATGGGAGACCGTGCCGACCGAGACTCCTGCGCGGTCCGCGACCTCGCGCATGCTCACTTTCGCCATGAGTCTCCCTCTGCCATCCGTTGCACTTACGTCACCTGCGATGTGCCGTCCGCTATCCGTGCCGCAGCACTCCGCAATTTCGCGGGCAGGCATGTCTCATTGTGCCTGACGCACCGTCACTCCGGCCGCCGCTCCAACCTCGACCTCCACAACCGCCAACGACCGTCTTGATGTGATCCGGACGACATGCTAGTATTCCGAGCAACAAGATTGAAACGTTTCAATCCTCTCATCTCACCCGTCGGTTTCGCGAAGTCGCGATCACCGAGCCATCCTGGAGGAACCTATGAAGGACACAACGACGTCGTCCAAATGGAAGGCCACGGTCGCCGTGGCTATGTCGAACTACATCGAAGCCGGTTCGATCATCGCAATCGCCACGAGCATCAGCCTGTGGCAGACCGAATTCGGCCTCGACAGCATGGCCGTCGGCCTGCTGTCCGCCTTGAGCGCCAACGCCTTCGGTGCCGCGATCGGTGCGGCGATCGGCGGTCCGCTCTGTGACCGCTATGGTCGGAAGTTCATCTACACCTACGACCTGCTCCTGTACATGTTCGGCACGCTGTTCGCGATCTTCGCGTTCAACTTCGCCTCCCTGCTGATCGGCTTCGTCCTCACCGGCATCGCCGTCGGTGCCGGCGTCACCGCCGCTTGGACCTATATCGCCGAGGAGGCCCCAGACGGCCGTCGCGCCGGCCACGTCGGAGTGGCCCAGTTGGCTTGGTCGATCGGACCGATGATCGGCTTCCTCCTCGCCGCACTGCTCGAACCTATGGGCCTGCTCGGCTCCCGCATCATCTTCGCCCACCTCTTCGTCATCGCCTTCATCACCTGGTGGGTCCGCCGCGGACTGAGCGAATCGCGTCGCTGGACCGAGAAGCAGGCCAACCCGAACACCGTGGGCACCTACCGCGGAATCTTCGAGATGTTCACCAAGAAGAAGAACATCACCGCACTCCTCTTCCTCATCGGCGTCTACGGCCTGTGGAACACGGTGGCCGGTCAGGCCGGAATCTTCCAGCCCCGCATCTACGAAGCCACCGGACTCACCGACGCTCGCTCCCAGTACCTGCTGCAGGTCCTCGTCTGGGGTCTGACCAGCGCCGCGACGTTCTTCGGCTTCATGCGCTACGGCGATAAGGTCTCCCGTCGCTGGCTCTACGGCTTCGGCGCCGGCCTCGGCGTCATCGCTTGGGCCGTGCTCATCTGGGGACCGGCAGGTTGGTTCTCTCTGCTCGTCTTCGCCATCGGCTGGGGTATCTCGTCCGGCCTGGGCGCTCAGGCCTTCTACGGACTGTGGGCCGCCGAGCTCTTCGCCACCCGCTACCGCGCCTCTGCTCAGGGCTTCATGTTCATGATCGTGCGCGTCATGGTCGGCGTCCTGTCCCTGTGGTTCCCGCTCATGCTGGAGAAGACCGGCATCCACGGAGTCGGCTTCCTCATTGTCGGACTCCTCGTCGCCGCCCTGCTCATCGGCATGATCTGGGCACCGAACACCCAGAACAAGACCCTCGAGGAGATCGAGATCGAACGCTACGGTCGACTCCTCGATGCCGATCACGCCACCGAGGTGGCCGCGGGCAATATCCGCACCGACGGATCCGCGGCGTCCGGTTCGACCGATTCCACCGCAGTCAGGGAACGCTGAGATGGAGCGGGTGTGTTTCCGCATGCAGGTCGATCCTGCGCGCCTCGATGAGTACGTCGCGGCCCACCGGGCCGTATGGCCGGACATGCTCGAGGCCCTCGAATCCACCGGCTGGCGCAACTACTCCCTGTTCGCGGA encodes:
- a CDS encoding LacI family DNA-binding transcriptional regulator, whose protein sequence is MAKVSMREVADRAGVSVGTVSHVVNGSSKVAEVTAAKVNAAIAELGFVRNAAARQLRSGHSSSLGLVVLDTSNPFFASVAHGARQACDEAGLALLIGDSGTDEQREGKYLDLFAEQRVNGLLVTPTGSDLSRLEAIASRGTPVMLVDRDSNGYALSSVTVDNIAGGRMALDHIIAGGCRRPAFIGGPQSLPQVADRLAGAADSARESGLDLPVFSAPELTILAGRDVGEKVVGLPDDQRPDAVFCANDLLAVGFMQAVIMFSDLRIPEDIAIVGYDDIDYAFSTIVPLTSVRQPAELLGRTAVETLLQENASASGEHHDRRFTPELVVRGSTRPV
- a CDS encoding MmcQ/YjbR family DNA-binding protein → MDPATVLRLSHDQAMQYPSVELDHPFGPDNAVYKVRGKMFMMAFELRGIPSLNLKIDPLDGEVLRDAYTEISPGYHMNKKHWITVAGEGAGAGDGDGSDAAGDRLDPDLLHDLVLESYCLVVAKMSKKVRPVDPETFGGRGDD
- a CDS encoding DEAD/DEAH box helicase family protein, coding for MTEDVREVAATGPPLRRHQVEALSTLHDGTAADERRSWIVLPPGAGKTRVGIDYATHLLNHNLIERIVAFGPNTAIQGQWAKEWNRLGEGRHPAGGTRELTQTFTALTYQSLAVFDSDRETVDREESTGNTDRDCEGHADDAVASEPGGSLLDSLAPGGRALVDNLVAAGPTLLILDECHHLLEVWGRLLADLLALLPDVWVLGLTATPPATMSTRQRELVSDLFTSIRYSASIPALVKEGDLVPFADLVWVTEPTREEQDWLAAQAERHTEFITGVLDPGQGTIGLLEWVDRRFLGDRAESVDWQTMSRQRPELCDAALRLHHAGLLHLPPGARPGEQHRRDPDPDDWARLIEDWMRHHLLASDAASDQELAEAIRRRLPSIGYRWTRHGIAAGRSPVDRVLSHSAAKPRACVDVVSAEAATLGDHLRMLVLCDFESATATLSADVRTVLNECSGSALLVLETLLADPRTARLCPLLVSGRTVAGPPHILTELREHIATDDEELAARLEVTDPESGVSRLDGSWTSRDWVPYVTAFFTSGSAQVLIGTRALLGEGWDAPAVTGLIDLTSATTPTAVTQTRGRALREDPDWTDKVALNWTVVCISPDHPRGGQDWNRLVRKHDGFFGADAEGEIVDGVAHIDPAFSAFYPPEDDIDAINARMTIRSQSRAEVAERWNVGADYRDEELRSVRIVAADPDQAVLGSAPAEAGADRGDNASVSDTAGDDEDPDGIIPMPRHRDGDPGKILPFSLRAPTVIVWATVGLLTAVAAVLSGGAAMWILGVIAVGLLLSLPVVLAVAGGRRQRLYGASPAVAQIAGAVAEALHTVGLSSVDADAVRMAIDARGDLRCHLDADPGSAEVFALAFDEAVSPIGDPRYLLPCWRLPSRAHGVRSWWTRMRWGTGTAQKTDPIWVGVPTVLGSKKERAVAFAAAWDTWIGGGEPIYTRNPDGAGLLAAVRGGDPWGMTSVLRMRWR
- a CDS encoding asparaginase, with protein sequence MPETSPRTAPHLLLAALGGTIASTANASGGVAPALSGAEIAAAAGLDQVWPNLQADFTQVAQVSSANVTLEMLFDVVELARSTEVDGIVLTQGTDTLEESAFGLWLLNDSDTHISATGAMRNPTLPGADGPANVRSAALTALSDKVSDLPASLVFNDEVHDPRFVTKSHTTSTAAFSSGPILGAIGWLSEDDLHLPHPPQAPKSPFAGLPRPSQLSKIALAEVGMGEPEETLDLIAGSGFSGAVLSAVGGGHVPEDLLPAVSRLAERMPVVLASRTGSGVSLHRTYGYPGGEIGLLDSGLISAEILDARKARIVLNLALSFGLDPAEVFGHFA
- a CDS encoding DUF3375 domain-containing protein, encoding MSALSSALAYRRLLESNATLRMLRADNLAVMAGTLDAHLGKPGTRMNTEDLHESIDADLEELRDHFDLSLRTAKAYCDDWRRAEILVRRPATAARGETYELSAAGFDAIRMLEQLRTPPQTATESRLVSLAQSVRQLAIDTDPDSSRRLASLRAERDRIDAEIARVRRGDPRSVVLDRRRANERVSDILQQAQGLPADFARVRARFEELNQELRVSILAAEDSQSQVLDEVFRGVDLIESSDEGRTFSAFSALVRDPEQSAAFDDDIAAILDRDFSATLSLATRRSLRTLMRQMKDGSHEVSDILTEFARGLRRYVHSHEFQRDRVMRTLLQEGLAAASPVSQELKPYDEIGIDLELSSVSLGSVGEVVLHDPEEFDAGAELGEATDSETDFAELIAVARESEIDFAELTENINSVVTSAHEASVAEVLDTYPATQGLASVVGLLSLASTYGHVDVGNREILTWTGVDGIARTAAIRRHYFTEGITL
- a CDS encoding MFS transporter; protein product: MKDTTTSSKWKATVAVAMSNYIEAGSIIAIATSISLWQTEFGLDSMAVGLLSALSANAFGAAIGAAIGGPLCDRYGRKFIYTYDLLLYMFGTLFAIFAFNFASLLIGFVLTGIAVGAGVTAAWTYIAEEAPDGRRAGHVGVAQLAWSIGPMIGFLLAALLEPMGLLGSRIIFAHLFVIAFITWWVRRGLSESRRWTEKQANPNTVGTYRGIFEMFTKKKNITALLFLIGVYGLWNTVAGQAGIFQPRIYEATGLTDARSQYLLQVLVWGLTSAATFFGFMRYGDKVSRRWLYGFGAGLGVIAWAVLIWGPAGWFSLLVFAIGWGISSGLGAQAFYGLWAAELFATRYRASAQGFMFMIVRVMVGVLSLWFPLMLEKTGIHGVGFLIVGLLVAALLIGMIWAPNTQNKTLEEIEIERYGRLLDADHATEVAAGNIRTDGSAASGSTDSTAVRER